The Candidatus Koribacter versatilis Ellin345 genome has a segment encoding these proteins:
- the fahA gene encoding fumarylacetoacetase: protein MNETHDPKIKSWVASANAPDCDFPLQNLPFGVFRRKNDEGGGIGVAIGDQVFDVGAWVRDQGKSSAEFKLLTEKRLNRFLAAGPQIWSAARMALFNLLREDSPQREQVARYLDATANVEMEMPIDIGDYTDFYASVFHATNVGSMFRPDNPLLPNYKWVPIGYHGRASSVVASGAAVKRPSGQRKPPTADMPTFGPCAQLDYELEVGAVIGPGNALGETVPLRDAEKHIFGLCLLNDWSARDIQAWEYQPLGPFLAKNFVTTISPWLVTLEALEPYRRSAYKRPEGDPQPLPYLSDENDQQRGAFDVSLDAYLSTRKMRDEKIAPISLSHGSLRDMYWTFGQMLAHHASNGCNLQPGDLIGSGTVSGQSKHSRGCLLELSWRGTEPISLPSGETRKFLEDGDEVIFRGYAEREGQARIGFGECRGIVVG from the coding sequence ATGAACGAGACACATGATCCAAAGATCAAGTCGTGGGTTGCTTCGGCCAATGCGCCGGACTGCGACTTCCCGCTGCAGAACTTGCCGTTCGGAGTCTTCCGTCGCAAGAATGACGAAGGTGGCGGCATCGGCGTCGCGATTGGCGATCAGGTGTTCGATGTCGGCGCCTGGGTGCGCGACCAAGGGAAGAGCTCTGCTGAATTTAAACTTCTGACTGAAAAGCGCCTGAACCGATTCCTAGCTGCCGGCCCGCAGATATGGAGCGCGGCACGCATGGCACTGTTTAACCTGCTGCGCGAAGATTCTCCGCAACGCGAGCAGGTAGCGCGCTATCTCGATGCAACTGCGAACGTCGAGATGGAGATGCCGATCGATATCGGCGATTACACCGATTTCTACGCCTCCGTCTTCCACGCGACGAATGTGGGGAGCATGTTCCGGCCGGACAATCCTCTGCTGCCAAATTACAAGTGGGTGCCGATCGGCTATCACGGGCGAGCTTCTTCTGTCGTCGCCAGCGGCGCGGCAGTGAAGCGGCCGAGCGGCCAGCGCAAGCCACCGACGGCTGACATGCCGACATTTGGTCCGTGCGCACAGCTCGACTACGAACTCGAAGTGGGCGCAGTGATCGGGCCGGGGAATGCCCTTGGAGAGACGGTACCGTTGCGCGACGCAGAGAAGCACATCTTCGGCTTGTGCTTGCTGAACGATTGGTCGGCGCGCGATATACAAGCGTGGGAGTATCAACCCCTGGGGCCGTTTCTGGCCAAGAACTTCGTGACCACGATTTCTCCGTGGCTCGTGACGCTGGAAGCGCTCGAGCCCTATCGTAGGAGCGCGTACAAGCGTCCGGAGGGCGATCCACAGCCCTTGCCGTATCTCAGTGACGAAAACGACCAGCAGCGCGGCGCCTTCGACGTCTCGCTCGATGCTTATCTTTCGACGCGCAAGATGCGTGATGAGAAAATCGCGCCAATCAGCCTGAGTCACGGATCTTTACGCGATATGTATTGGACCTTCGGGCAGATGCTCGCGCACCATGCCTCGAACGGATGCAATCTCCAACCTGGCGACTTGATCGGCAGCGGCACGGTTTCTGGACAGTCGAAACACTCGCGGGGATGCCTGCTCGAGCTGTCTTGGCGCGGCACCGAGCCCATCTCACTACCGAGCGGCGAAACTCGCAAGTTTCTCGAAGATGGCGACGAGGTAATCTTCCGCGGCTACGCGGAGCGCGAAGGTCAAGCACGGATTGGCTTCGGCGAGTGCCGGGGCATCGTCGTCGGATGA
- the abc-f gene encoding ribosomal protection-like ABC-F family protein, translating into MIQLSAAGKRFGPKSLFQNLDWLITPQDRVGLVGANGTGKSTLLKVLGGIESLDYGSLQSTKGITQGYLPQDGLRLSGRSVFAECLSVFEDLKAMEKEIETLTRRMSEIDHESIEYKQISDRFHRIDGEFRIRDGYALESQVGTVLSGLGFSKEDWQRDTGEFSGGWQMRIALGKLLLARPNLLLLDEPTNHLDLETRNWLEEYLTHYPFAYILISHDRYFLDVTVNKIVEIWNKEVHFYAGNYDKYLAQKEMRRTQIVSAYKNQRERIEQLEAFINRFRYQATKAKQVQSRIKELEKIERIEIPPDEKTIHFTFPQPKPSGRQVVESKGLAKSYGEKQVLNNVDFFIERGDRVALVGVNGAGKSTLIKLLAGLEPLTGGELRLGHNVEVDYFAQDQYKELDPNARMLDDIAEISPRSTQTELRSLLGCFLFSEEDVFKTLGVLSGGERNRYALARMLLHPSNFLLLDEPTNHLDMRAKDVLLESLEKFQGTVVFVSHDRYFIDKLATRVFEVADGGVQVYPGNYEEYLRSKAGVTTAVDLEAVRAEAPKSNGDGATTAGEKAKRLNPIKLRQYEERMRELEELVERTETGIVECENSLGNFVSVEETKRQTELLEQRRAELETLMVEWEQLTQALEEAKA; encoded by the coding sequence ATGATCCAGTTGTCTGCCGCCGGAAAGCGTTTCGGCCCCAAGAGTCTGTTTCAAAATCTCGACTGGCTGATCACGCCGCAGGACCGCGTCGGCCTGGTTGGCGCCAACGGCACCGGCAAATCCACGCTGCTCAAAGTGCTTGGCGGCATCGAGTCGCTCGACTACGGCTCGCTGCAATCTACCAAGGGCATCACCCAGGGCTACCTGCCACAGGATGGCCTGCGGCTGTCCGGACGAAGCGTATTCGCCGAGTGTCTGAGCGTCTTCGAAGACCTCAAAGCGATGGAGAAGGAAATCGAAACGCTCACGCGGCGCATGAGCGAAATCGATCACGAGTCGATTGAGTACAAGCAGATCTCCGATCGCTTCCACCGCATCGACGGCGAATTTCGCATCCGCGATGGATACGCCCTGGAATCGCAGGTCGGCACCGTGCTTTCCGGACTCGGTTTCAGCAAAGAGGATTGGCAGCGGGACACCGGTGAGTTCTCGGGTGGCTGGCAAATGCGCATTGCGCTGGGGAAACTGCTACTCGCCAGGCCGAATCTTCTGCTTCTCGACGAGCCGACTAACCACCTCGACCTCGAAACCCGCAACTGGCTCGAGGAGTACCTCACGCACTATCCATTCGCCTACATCCTGATATCACACGATCGGTATTTCCTCGATGTTACGGTCAACAAGATCGTTGAGATATGGAACAAGGAAGTGCACTTCTACGCGGGCAATTACGACAAGTATCTCGCGCAAAAAGAAATGCGCCGGACGCAGATCGTGAGCGCCTACAAGAACCAGCGCGAGCGGATCGAGCAGCTCGAAGCCTTCATCAACCGATTTCGATACCAGGCAACCAAGGCGAAACAAGTCCAGAGTCGCATCAAAGAGCTGGAAAAGATCGAGCGTATCGAAATTCCGCCGGATGAAAAGACCATTCACTTCACATTCCCGCAGCCGAAGCCCAGCGGACGTCAGGTGGTCGAGTCCAAGGGGCTGGCGAAGAGCTACGGTGAGAAGCAGGTCCTCAACAACGTAGATTTCTTTATTGAGCGCGGCGATCGGGTAGCGCTTGTCGGTGTGAACGGTGCCGGCAAATCCACGCTTATCAAGCTGCTCGCCGGTCTTGAGCCGCTCACCGGTGGAGAGTTGCGGCTCGGGCACAACGTTGAAGTGGACTACTTTGCCCAGGACCAATACAAGGAACTCGATCCGAACGCGCGCATGCTCGACGACATTGCTGAGATTTCGCCGCGTTCCACCCAGACGGAACTACGCAGCCTGCTTGGTTGCTTCCTTTTCTCGGAAGAAGATGTCTTCAAGACGCTGGGCGTGCTCTCCGGCGGCGAGCGTAATCGTTATGCGCTGGCGCGCATGCTTCTGCATCCGTCGAACTTCCTGCTGCTCGATGAGCCGACCAACCACCTCGACATGCGAGCCAAGGACGTGCTGCTCGAATCGCTGGAGAAGTTCCAGGGAACCGTCGTCTTTGTGTCGCACGACCGCTACTTTATCGACAAGCTCGCGACACGAGTCTTCGAAGTTGCCGATGGCGGCGTGCAGGTATATCCGGGGAACTACGAAGAATACCTGCGCTCGAAGGCCGGCGTCACGACCGCAGTTGATCTCGAGGCGGTAAGAGCTGAGGCCCCCAAAAGCAATGGTGACGGGGCTACGACGGCTGGCGAAAAAGCAAAGCGTCTCAATCCTATCAAGCTGCGCCAGTATGAAGAACGCATGCGCGAGCTCGAAGAACTTGTCGAACGCACCGAAACCGGCATCGTGGAGTGTGAGAATTCTCTCGGCAATTTCGTGAGCGTGGAAGAGACGAAGCGCCAGACGGAGCTGCTCGAACAGCGCCGCGCCGAGCTGGAAACTCTGATGGTCGAGTGGGAACAACTCACGCAGGCTCTCGAAGAAGCGAAGGCATAG
- a CDS encoding DUF4412 domain-containing protein yields MKQRTLTLMILIAIVLCAAATWAQPPQFPSLSADMKMTGHRGEDSTGKMFFSGETKHMRMEIAARGHNMIMLVDSTNTANPKSTMIMPDQKMYMEMSAYGAGPGMRQRGPEIKPYDPTNPCASEEGTTCKKVGTETMNGYVCDKWEFTGKENRTVWISQKLHFPIKSVSQDGTSVEFSNIKEGPQDASLFTVPAGYQKMDMGAMMGGKAPQ; encoded by the coding sequence TTGAAACAACGCACCTTAACTCTCATGATCCTGATTGCCATTGTGCTGTGCGCGGCTGCTACTTGGGCCCAGCCACCGCAATTCCCCAGCCTGTCGGCCGATATGAAGATGACCGGCCATAGAGGCGAGGACTCAACCGGCAAAATGTTCTTCAGCGGTGAAACCAAGCACATGCGCATGGAAATCGCCGCCCGCGGGCACAACATGATCATGCTCGTGGATTCGACAAACACTGCGAACCCGAAGAGCACAATGATCATGCCCGACCAGAAGATGTACATGGAAATGAGCGCTTATGGCGCCGGTCCCGGAATGCGTCAGCGCGGACCAGAGATCAAGCCCTATGACCCGACCAATCCCTGTGCCAGTGAGGAAGGTACGACCTGCAAGAAGGTTGGCACCGAGACCATGAACGGCTACGTTTGCGACAAGTGGGAGTTCACCGGCAAGGAAAATCGGACGGTATGGATCTCACAGAAGTTGCACTTCCCTATCAAGTCTGTTTCGCAAGATGGGACGTCGGTGGAATTCAGCAATATCAAAGAAGGGCCGCAGGACGCGAGCCTGTTCACCGTTCCCGCTGGGTACCAGAAGATGGATATGGGCGCGATGATGGGCGGAAAAGCGCCACAATAG
- a CDS encoding NUDIX hydrolase — translation MKKTAKRSGKILSKRTVFKGKLFTVAIENIADPEGNKGRRDIVHHGGSVVILPLDSSQREPRVLLVRQFRHAAGQYLWELCAGGLDGDEDPLVGAKRELIEETGYTSEKWEKAMFFYVSPGFLDESMTIYLARDIKKGKAQPEEDEFITKRLFPLSAAVKMALTGKILDAKTIAGILWLQQHLAGAKRPHRR, via the coding sequence GTGAAAAAAACAGCTAAAAGGTCTGGAAAGATCCTGTCCAAGCGCACCGTTTTCAAGGGAAAGCTCTTCACGGTCGCAATCGAGAACATCGCCGATCCTGAAGGCAATAAGGGACGCCGCGACATCGTCCATCACGGTGGGTCAGTGGTAATTCTGCCGCTCGATAGCTCTCAGCGCGAACCTCGCGTGCTGCTGGTTCGCCAGTTTCGGCATGCTGCCGGACAATACCTGTGGGAGCTTTGCGCGGGAGGGCTTGATGGCGATGAAGATCCGCTGGTGGGCGCCAAGCGCGAGCTGATCGAAGAGACTGGCTATACGTCCGAGAAGTGGGAGAAAGCGATGTTCTTCTACGTGAGCCCCGGCTTTCTCGACGAGAGCATGACAATTTACTTGGCACGCGATATTAAGAAAGGCAAGGCGCAGCCGGAGGAAGATGAGTTCATTACCAAGCGCCTCTTCCCTCTTTCGGCGGCGGTGAAGATGGCGCTCACCGGCAAGATTCTCGATGCCAAGACAATTGCTGGGATCCTTTGGCTGCAGCAGCATTTGGCTGGCGCAAAGAGGCCTCACCGGCGTTAA
- a CDS encoding DinB family protein, with translation MALAAEIQDLFAQYDAAEVAARALVTEMNERVGTWRPSPDKWSVALCLDHIAATNRAYLEAMRAPLERSRVGGKLRRKPVLPGFFGRLFIKGVEPPVPKTLRIRAPKLIVPRPGVPLSEGIAQFLASQQEVCEVITKNADLDLASIHFRNPFIRGVSFTVASGLYIIVAHERRHLWQAGHIRDLAQQALSEPAA, from the coding sequence ATGGCACTTGCTGCCGAAATACAGGATCTGTTCGCGCAATACGACGCTGCTGAAGTCGCTGCGCGGGCGCTGGTGACTGAAATGAACGAGCGCGTCGGGACCTGGCGTCCTTCGCCCGACAAGTGGAGCGTGGCGCTCTGCCTCGACCATATCGCTGCGACTAATCGTGCCTACCTGGAAGCAATGAGGGCTCCTCTGGAACGGTCACGGGTCGGAGGAAAACTGCGCCGAAAACCAGTGCTGCCGGGCTTCTTCGGCAGGCTGTTCATAAAGGGCGTAGAGCCACCCGTGCCGAAGACGCTTCGCATCAGGGCGCCGAAACTCATCGTCCCACGACCCGGGGTACCTCTTTCTGAAGGAATTGCGCAGTTCCTCGCGTCACAACAGGAAGTGTGTGAGGTAATCACGAAGAACGCCGACCTCGATCTCGCCTCGATCCACTTTCGGAATCCATTCATTCGTGGAGTGAGCTTCACCGTCGCGAGCGGTTTGTACATCATCGTCGCCCACGAGCGGCGGCACCTATGGCAGGCAGGGCATATCCGAGACCTCGCCCAACAGGCGTTGTCGGAACCCGCGGCATAG